The following proteins are co-located in the Pomacea canaliculata isolate SZHN2017 linkage group LG10, ASM307304v1, whole genome shotgun sequence genome:
- the LOC112574098 gene encoding BTB/POZ domain-containing protein Y57A10B.3-like: MDRYTLLQRTEEDSDSANDDKEDESDEEKDDVEETEKDSDSDDGENEDDSDEEKDDAEEFSSKNRFEKRDKTSDIILVVEGRKLHVSKSLLMIHSPVFHAMFTGDFKEQNLKEIPLETKKYATMVNLLEQIYPGQGFELMTDNTLEDLLELADEYQVEHVFTNCKIYIEKQVEDLSNVPTTDKTLLYLKIVDQYDKYEQLHSLREQLVRRASRRPVSRLQKSRHYSSLPPTVLKDVFLRRLQKLEKRS, translated from the exons ATGGATAGATATACACTTTTACAAAGAACGGAAGAAGACTCCGATTCTGCCAATGATGACAAAGAAGATGAGAGCGACGAAGAGAAGGACGATGTAGAAGAAACGGAAAAAGACTCCGATTCTGACGATGGTGAAAACGAAGATGACAGCGACGAAGAGAAGGACGATGCAGAGGAATTTTCTTCCAAGAACCGATttgaaaaaagagacaaaacttCCGACATCATCCTTGTGGTAGAGGGACGGAAACTTCACGTCAGTAAATCTCTTCTGATGATTCACTCGCCTGTGTTCCATGCGATGTTTACAGGTGACTTcaaggaacaaaatttaaaagagaTCCCactggaaacaaagaaatatgctACCATGGTAAATCTCTTGGAGCAAATTTACCCTGGGCAAGGATTTGAGTTGATGACAG acaACACCCTTGAGGACCTCCTTGAACTGGCAGATGAATATCAAGTAGAACATGTGTTTACAAACTGTAAGATATACATTGAAAAACAGGTGGAGGATTTAAGTAATGTACCTACCACTGACAAAACTCTATTGTATCTCAAGATAGTGGACCAGTATGACAAGTACGAGCAGCTACATTCACTGAGAGAGCAACTGGTCAGGCGTGCAAGTCGCAGACCAGTCAGTAGACTACAGAAGAGTAGACACTACTCTTCTCTGCCTCCTACAGTTCTGAAAGATGTTTTCTTGCGTCGTCTTCAGAAGCTGGAAAAAAGATCGTGa
- the LOC112574100 gene encoding ARMADILLO BTB ARABIDOPSIS PROTEIN 1-like: MKKVENPLVAFPRFVLLSLSNISAMEGISAKQQWPQISKNRFQVRDEFSDVAFVVQGQRLYVSKTVMMMHSPVFQKMFTADFREKNLQEIPLPQKRYEVVVNFLEQLYPGEGVDLIKDETLDDLLQLAEEYQAEQVFINCKQFIAKQLQRMTRGIGLFSVQDTDRRLFYLELAQRYQKLSSLRENLIAMVSQIQLKDLQQSERFSALSVELQRDILMQRVKIFEG; the protein is encoded by the exons atgaaaaaagtagaaaatccTCTCGTGGCATTCCCTCGTTTCGTGCTTCTCTCACTCTCCAATATATCAGCAATGGAAGGAATCTCGGCGAAACAGCAATGGCCTCAAATTTCGAAGAACCGATTTCAAGTACGGGACGAATTTTCCGACGTCGCTTTTGTTGTCCAGGGCCAGAGGCTGTATGTTAGCAAAactgtgatgatgatgcattCACCAGTCttccagaaaatgtttacagccgatttcagagaaaaaaacctGCAGGAGATCCCTCTTCCACAAAAGAGATATGAAGTTGTCGTAAACTTTCTGGAGCAACTGTACCCTGGAGAAGGTGTCGATTTAATCAAAG ATGAAACCCTTGATGACCTTCTTCAACTGGCAGAAGAGTACCAAGCAGAGCAGGTCTTTATAAACTGCAAACAGTTCATCGCCAAGCAGCTACAGAG gATGACGCGTGGAATTGGGCTATTTTCTGTACAGGACACTGACAGACGTTTGTTTTATCTAGAACTCGCTCAACGGTACCAAAAGCTAAGTTCATTAAGAGAGAATCTTATTGCTATGGTAAGTCAGATTCAACTGAAAGACTTGCAACAGAGCGAACGGTTCTCAGCCTTATCTGTAGAGCTTCAGAGAGACATCTTAATGCAACGTGTTAAGATATTCGAGGGATGA
- the LOC112574114 gene encoding BTB and MATH domain-containing protein 38-like has translation MEAARTSKQFGEPNQHSDVTLVVENQKLYVHKALLILHSPVFEKMLTGDFKEKELKEIPLPGKKYSVMVELMEQIYPGNATDLVKDETIEDLLQLADEYAVQQVFTNCTQYINNILRSEDELSTDRTLLYLGVVERYERLQSLRSRLIERASRIPANDMIRSKFFRLVPATAMRDALLKQILDYGSSIPINIKLHPKRKRYD, from the exons ATGGAGGCAGCAAGGACTTCAAAGCAATTTGGAGAACCCAACCAGCATTCCGATGTTACTCTTGTGGTAGAAAATCAAAAGCTTTACGTACACAAAGCTCTTCTAATTCTACATTCACCTGTATTTGAGAAAATGCTGACAGGggactttaaagaaaaagaattaaaggaaATCCCGCTGCCAGGAAAGAAATATTCTGTAATGGTGGAGCTCATGGAGCAGATCTACCCCGGAAATGCCACTGACTTAGTCAAAG ATGAAACCATTGAGGACCTTCTTCAGCTGGCGGATGAATACGCCGTTCAGCAGGTTTTCACCAATTGTACACAGTACATCAACAACATTCTGCGGTCGGAGGATGAGCTGTCCACGGACCGCACTCTACTTTATCTCGGCGTGGTGGAGCGCTACGAAAGGCTGCAATCACTCAGAAGCAGGTTGATAGAACGAGCAAGCCGAATACCTGCCAACGACATGATCAGAAGCAAGTTCTTTCGTCTAGTGCCTGCTACAGCCATGAGAGACGCCTTACTCAAGCAAATTTTGGATTATGGTTCATCAATACCAATCAATATTAAACTACAtccaaaaaggaaaagatatgactag